From a region of the Nocardioides ginsengisegetis genome:
- a CDS encoding DEAD/DEAH box helicase, whose product MIGLDSPIETVLGDQATKRKKIVEGLGLRTVGDLLRHFPRRYVKTGELTKVAELEDGQMLTIVGQITRSKVNTYTDRRTGRTAYRLDTVVSTDGPSLKMTFFAKSQHVGEWHARRLPVGRRGIFVGKVSSFRQEWQLTNPQMALFGPDDAGDESAQATLDAIGDLYPIYPLTKGVDSWDLQRAITFARTVLDELPELLPDAVREQYAVVDARQALDWIHAPDDYAQVGAAHKRYRFEEALVTQLVLMRRRRATQALGARARTGDQGRLLEAFDQRLPFELTRGQAEIGAELEHDLAQPHPMNRLLQGEVGSGKTLVALRAMLRTVDSGGQAALLAPTEVLAQQHHRSISALLGDLAAGGMLGGSEDATTVALLTGSMAKAQRAEAMLRIASGEAGIVIGTHALLEEKVSFADLGLVVVDEQHRFGVEQRAALTSKAGAPPHVLVMTATPIPRTVAMTVFGDLETSTLTELPAGRAPIQTNVVPLAEQPAWIARVWERVREEVGKGHQAYVVCPRITGDELEQGETDQRDLDEDGNETAAPAGSLAAVEDVVAELSEGPLHGLRVAMLHGKLPPDEKDRTMRAFAAGEIDVLVSTTVIEVGVDVANATAMVLLDADRFGVSQLHQLRGRVGRGGHPGLCLLVSRAEVGTPARERLDAVASTTDGFELSRVDLEQRREGDVLGASQSGFRSSLQTLRVLRDEKTILAARAAAEDLLDRDPDLLESPLLGAAVESLEQSRQSDFMEKS is encoded by the coding sequence GTGATCGGGCTCGACTCGCCGATCGAGACCGTCCTCGGTGACCAGGCGACCAAGCGCAAGAAGATCGTCGAGGGGCTCGGCCTCCGCACGGTCGGCGACCTGTTGCGCCACTTCCCGCGCCGCTACGTCAAGACCGGCGAGCTGACCAAGGTCGCCGAGCTCGAGGACGGCCAGATGCTCACCATCGTCGGCCAGATCACCCGCTCGAAGGTCAACACCTACACCGACCGGCGCACCGGCCGGACGGCGTACCGCCTCGACACCGTCGTCTCCACCGACGGCCCCAGCCTGAAGATGACGTTCTTCGCCAAGTCCCAGCACGTCGGCGAGTGGCACGCCCGGCGGCTCCCGGTCGGCCGTCGCGGCATCTTCGTCGGCAAGGTCAGCTCCTTCCGCCAGGAGTGGCAGCTCACCAACCCGCAGATGGCGCTGTTCGGCCCCGACGACGCCGGCGACGAGAGCGCGCAGGCCACCCTCGACGCGATCGGCGACCTCTACCCGATCTACCCCCTGACCAAGGGCGTCGACTCGTGGGACCTCCAGCGCGCCATCACGTTCGCCCGCACGGTCCTCGACGAGCTCCCCGAGCTGCTGCCCGACGCCGTCCGGGAGCAGTACGCCGTCGTGGACGCGCGTCAGGCACTCGACTGGATCCACGCCCCCGACGACTACGCACAGGTCGGCGCCGCCCACAAGCGCTACCGCTTCGAGGAGGCCCTGGTCACCCAGCTGGTGCTGATGCGCCGCCGGCGGGCCACCCAGGCGCTCGGTGCCCGGGCGCGCACCGGCGACCAGGGGCGGCTGCTCGAGGCCTTCGACCAGCGGCTGCCCTTCGAGCTGACCCGCGGCCAGGCCGAGATCGGCGCCGAGCTGGAGCACGACCTGGCCCAGCCGCACCCGATGAACCGCCTCCTGCAGGGTGAGGTCGGCTCCGGCAAGACCCTCGTCGCCCTCCGCGCGATGCTCCGCACCGTCGACTCCGGCGGCCAGGCCGCGCTGCTGGCTCCCACCGAGGTGCTCGCCCAGCAGCACCACCGCTCGATCAGCGCCCTGCTCGGCGACCTCGCCGCGGGCGGCATGCTCGGCGGCTCGGAGGACGCCACGACCGTGGCCCTGCTGACCGGTTCGATGGCCAAGGCCCAGCGGGCCGAGGCGATGCTGCGGATCGCCAGCGGCGAGGCCGGCATCGTCATCGGCACCCACGCCCTGCTCGAGGAGAAGGTCTCCTTCGCCGACCTCGGCCTGGTCGTCGTCGACGAGCAGCACCGCTTCGGTGTCGAGCAGCGCGCGGCCCTCACGTCCAAGGCCGGCGCCCCGCCCCACGTCCTCGTCATGACCGCCACCCCGATCCCGCGCACCGTCGCGATGACCGTCTTCGGCGACCTCGAGACCTCCACCCTCACCGAGCTGCCCGCCGGCCGCGCCCCGATCCAGACCAACGTCGTGCCGCTCGCCGAGCAGCCGGCCTGGATCGCCCGCGTCTGGGAGCGCGTCCGCGAGGAGGTCGGCAAGGGCCACCAGGCCTACGTCGTCTGCCCGCGGATCACCGGCGACGAGCTCGAGCAGGGTGAGACCGACCAGCGCGACCTCGACGAGGACGGCAACGAGACCGCCGCGCCGGCCGGCTCGCTGGCCGCCGTCGAGGACGTCGTCGCCGAGCTCTCCGAGGGGCCACTGCACGGCCTGCGGGTCGCGATGCTGCACGGCAAGCTGCCGCCCGACGAGAAGGACCGCACCATGCGGGCCTTCGCGGCCGGGGAGATCGACGTCCTGGTCTCGACCACCGTGATCGAGGTCGGCGTCGACGTCGCCAACGCCACCGCGATGGTCCTGCTCGACGCCGACCGGTTCGGCGTCAGCCAGCTCCACCAGCTTCGCGGCCGGGTCGGTCGTGGCGGTCATCCCGGCCTCTGCCTCCTGGTCTCGCGCGCCGAGGTCGGCACGCCCGCCCGCGAGCGTCTCGACGCGGTGGCGAGCACCACCGACGGCTTCGAGCTCAGCCGCGTCGACCTCGAGCAGCGCCGCGAGGGCGACGTCCTGGGTGCCTCCCAGAGCGGATTCCGATCCAGCCTCCAGACCCTGCGCGTGCTGCGGGACGAGAAGACGATCCTGGCCGCCCGTGCGGCCGCCGAGGACCTCCTCGACCGTGACCCGGACCTCCTGGAGAGTCCGTTGCTGGGGGCCGCGGTGGAATCGTTGGAGCAATCACGGCAGTCTGACTTCATGGAGAAGTCATGA
- a CDS encoding DAK2 domain-containing protein: protein MEAPESGSIQLATVLLFVDIATDALAEAREEIDALNVYPVPDGDTGTNMYLTVSAAREAIREASAGDPHADRRTSLAACSRGALLGARGNSGVILSVMLGAVCRRIASSTEGERNAQIMADALTEAADASYAAVGTPVEGTILTVARAAAVAANECAAREDARARDVMVAAAVGARTALAHTPEQLKTLADAGVVDAGGRGLSVILDAAETVLTGRRPIPVTSPIGRYAIPIPQPSEVVEGDLTADGPSYEVMYLLDAEDDRIPVLKKTLAGLGDSLVVVGNEGLWNVHVHVDDVGAAIEAGIEAGRPHRVRVTHFAEQVAESAQRASSRTGRRIVTVSAGPGLTALFEEAGAVVVEGGPGRRPSAGQLLEAITACGAAEVVVLPNDADSVRVAQIAARTAEEDEGMRVAVVPTQAQVQGLAALAVHEPGRSFDQDVLEMTATARHARHGAVTVAAKQAITMAGPCEPGDVLGVIAGDFAVIGDDLERVATDVLDRLLGGGGELVTIVAGAGEGHGALAERCAAWVEEHHPHVDVVSYEGGQDRYPLLVAVE from the coding sequence ATGGAAGCACCCGAGAGCGGCAGCATCCAGCTCGCGACCGTGCTGCTGTTCGTCGACATCGCGACCGACGCCCTCGCCGAGGCGCGCGAGGAGATCGACGCCCTCAACGTCTATCCCGTGCCCGACGGCGACACCGGCACCAACATGTACCTCACCGTCTCCGCCGCCCGCGAGGCCATCCGCGAGGCCAGCGCCGGCGACCCCCACGCCGACCGCCGTACGTCGCTCGCCGCGTGCAGCCGTGGCGCGCTGCTCGGCGCCCGCGGCAACTCCGGGGTCATCCTGAGCGTGATGCTCGGCGCCGTCTGCCGCCGGATCGCCTCGTCGACCGAGGGGGAGCGCAACGCGCAGATCATGGCCGACGCGCTGACCGAGGCCGCCGACGCGAGCTACGCCGCGGTCGGCACCCCCGTCGAGGGCACGATCCTGACGGTCGCCCGGGCGGCGGCCGTGGCCGCCAACGAGTGCGCGGCCCGCGAGGACGCCCGCGCCCGCGACGTGATGGTCGCCGCCGCCGTCGGCGCCCGCACCGCCCTGGCCCACACGCCCGAGCAGCTCAAGACGCTCGCCGACGCCGGGGTCGTCGACGCCGGTGGCCGTGGCCTGAGCGTCATCCTCGACGCGGCCGAGACCGTGCTGACCGGCCGGCGCCCGATCCCGGTGACCAGCCCCATCGGCCGCTACGCCATCCCGATCCCACAGCCCTCCGAGGTCGTCGAGGGCGACCTGACGGCCGACGGTCCGTCGTACGAGGTGATGTACCTTCTCGACGCCGAGGACGACCGCATCCCGGTGCTGAAGAAGACCCTGGCCGGGCTCGGTGACTCGCTCGTCGTCGTCGGCAACGAGGGGCTGTGGAACGTCCACGTCCACGTCGACGACGTCGGCGCCGCGATCGAGGCCGGCATCGAGGCCGGCCGTCCCCACCGCGTCCGCGTGACCCACTTCGCCGAGCAGGTGGCCGAGTCCGCCCAGCGCGCCAGCTCCCGCACCGGTCGTCGCATCGTCACGGTCTCCGCCGGTCCCGGGCTCACGGCCCTGTTCGAGGAGGCCGGCGCAGTCGTGGTCGAGGGCGGGCCCGGACGCCGGCCGTCCGCCGGCCAGCTCCTCGAGGCCATCACCGCCTGCGGGGCGGCCGAGGTCGTGGTGCTGCCCAACGACGCCGACTCGGTCCGCGTCGCCCAGATCGCGGCCCGCACGGCCGAGGAGGACGAGGGCATGCGCGTCGCCGTCGTCCCCACCCAGGCGCAGGTGCAGGGCCTGGCCGCGCTGGCCGTCCACGAGCCCGGCCGCAGCTTCGACCAGGACGTCCTCGAGATGACCGCCACCGCCCGGCACGCCCGCCACGGCGCGGTCACCGTGGCCGCCAAGCAGGCCATCACGATGGCCGGCCCGTGCGAGCCCGGCGACGTGCTCGGCGTCATCGCCGGCGACTTCGCCGTGATCGGGGACGACCTCGAGCGGGTCGCCACCGACGTCCTGGACCGCCTCCTGGGTGGTGGCGGCGAGCTGGTCACGATCGTGGCCGGCGCGGGGGAGGGCCACGGCGCCCTCGCCGAGCGCTGCGCCGCCTGGGTGGAGGAGCACCACCCCCACGTCGACGTCGTGTCCTACGAGGGCGGCCAGGACCGCTACCCGCTGCTGGTGGCCGTCGAGTGA
- the rpmB gene encoding 50S ribosomal protein L28 codes for MAAVCDICAKKPGFGNNRPWSRKITKRRFDPNIQRVRATVNGTPKRLNVCTGCLKAGKVTR; via the coding sequence GTGGCTGCCGTCTGCGACATCTGCGCCAAGAAGCCTGGCTTCGGCAACAACCGGCCGTGGTCGCGCAAGATCACGAAGCGTCGCTTCGACCCCAACATCCAGCGCGTGCGTGCCACGGTCAACGGCACCCCCAAGCGCCTCAACGTGTGCACCGGCTGCCTCAAGGCCGGCAAGGTCACCCGCTGA
- a CDS encoding thiamine-phosphate kinase, which produces MAFPPDATLADAGEFGLISALTDLFAQGPHVLIGPGDDAAVLRVKTGHVVVSTDLMVEGRHFRRDWASASDVGHRAAAQNLSDINAMGGRATSLTIGLAAPADLPVAWALEFAQGFADECALVGASVVGGDLTRSDQLVIAVTVLGACTQAPVVRSGAEPGDVVAIFGRQGWAAGGLAVLGRGFRSPRVLVEAYRRPEPPYDAGAVAAEAGATAMIDISDGLLADAGHIAEDSGVSMDIFRSAFDVAEPLQAVGSALGADPLQFILGGGDDHALLATFPAGSVPEGWHVIGEVAEAADDGPRVTVDGAAYDGPTGWTHF; this is translated from the coding sequence ATGGCCTTCCCCCCTGACGCCACACTCGCCGACGCGGGCGAGTTCGGCCTCATCAGCGCGCTCACCGACCTCTTCGCGCAGGGACCGCACGTCCTGATCGGTCCCGGCGACGACGCCGCCGTGCTGCGGGTGAAGACCGGACACGTGGTCGTCTCGACCGACCTGATGGTCGAGGGCCGGCACTTCCGCCGCGACTGGGCATCGGCCTCCGACGTGGGCCACCGCGCCGCCGCCCAGAACCTCTCCGACATCAACGCGATGGGCGGCCGCGCCACCTCGCTGACCATCGGTCTCGCCGCCCCCGCCGACCTGCCGGTGGCCTGGGCGCTGGAGTTCGCGCAGGGCTTCGCCGACGAGTGCGCCCTCGTCGGCGCGAGCGTCGTCGGGGGAGACCTGACGCGCTCCGACCAGCTCGTCATCGCCGTGACCGTCCTCGGCGCCTGCACCCAGGCGCCGGTCGTCCGCTCGGGCGCGGAGCCCGGCGACGTGGTCGCGATCTTCGGCCGCCAGGGCTGGGCGGCCGGTGGGCTCGCGGTCCTCGGCCGCGGCTTCCGCTCGCCGCGCGTGCTCGTGGAGGCCTACCGCCGCCCCGAGCCGCCGTACGACGCCGGTGCTGTGGCCGCCGAGGCCGGCGCCACCGCGATGATCGACATCTCCGACGGCCTGCTCGCCGACGCCGGCCACATCGCCGAGGACTCCGGGGTGTCGATGGACATCTTCCGCTCGGCCTTCGACGTGGCCGAGCCGCTCCAGGCCGTCGGATCGGCGCTCGGTGCCGACCCGCTCCAGTTCATCCTCGGCGGCGGGGACGACCACGCCCTGCTCGCCACCTTCCCGGCCGGAAGCGTCCCGGAGGGCTGGCACGTCATCGGCGAGGTGGCCGAGGCCGCAGACGACGGGCCGCGCGTCACCGTCGACGGGGCGGCGTACGACGGCCCGACCGGCTGGACGCACTTCTGA
- a CDS encoding Lrp/AsnC family transcriptional regulator yields the protein MVVQAYILIQTDVGKAAEVATAIAQVKGVTLAEDVTGPYDVIVRAEARNVDELGKLVVSKVQNLDGITRTLTCPVVHI from the coding sequence ATGGTCGTCCAGGCGTACATCTTGATCCAGACCGATGTCGGCAAGGCCGCCGAGGTTGCCACCGCCATTGCCCAGGTCAAGGGCGTCACGCTCGCCGAAGACGTCACCGGACCGTACGACGTGATCGTGCGGGCCGAGGCCCGCAACGTCGACGAGCTCGGCAAGCTGGTGGTGTCGAAGGTGCAGAACCTCGACGGCATCACGCGCACCCTGACCTGCCCGGTCGTGCACATCTGA
- a CDS encoding DUF3515 domain-containing protein: MSLRTRGAVASALLVLAAGCSSGGGDVEVDGPSLGADDAAACDRLVAALPDTLAEQDRRTVTPADAPGAAWGDPAITLTCGVDVPKGFDEFSSCEVANGVGWYVDPATIDDQSADVTLTAVGYRPIVRVEVPADYRPSGPAAVIAELAGPVRRSLELVKPCH, encoded by the coding sequence GTGTCCCTCCGGACGCGGGGCGCCGTCGCGTCCGCCCTGCTCGTGCTGGCCGCCGGTTGCTCGTCGGGCGGCGGTGACGTCGAGGTCGACGGCCCCTCGCTGGGCGCCGACGACGCGGCCGCCTGCGACCGTCTCGTCGCTGCGCTCCCCGACACCCTGGCCGAGCAGGACCGCCGCACGGTCACGCCCGCGGACGCGCCGGGCGCGGCCTGGGGCGACCCGGCGATCACGCTGACCTGCGGGGTCGACGTACCCAAGGGGTTCGACGAGTTCTCCTCCTGCGAGGTCGCCAACGGCGTGGGGTGGTACGTCGATCCCGCCACCATCGACGACCAGTCGGCCGACGTGACGCTCACCGCCGTGGGCTACCGGCCGATCGTCCGGGTCGAGGTCCCGGCCGACTACCGCCCGTCCGGGCCGGCGGCCGTCATCGCCGAGCTGGCCGGGCCGGTGCGCCGGTCACTCGAGCTCGTGAAGCCCTGCCACTGA
- a CDS encoding D-alanine--D-alanine ligase family protein codes for MNEPSAASRKPRVAVVFGGRSSEHGISCVTAGSVLRAIDRTAYDVVPIGIATDGRWVLESGDPERLRIESADRLPAVDGSRASIVLAQDSTSTDLVVHEPSQPPQTLGEVDVVFPVLHGPWGEDGTIQGMLEMAGVRYVGAGVLASAVSMDKAYMKVVLQAAGLPVMPSVTITRRQWDRDAQGCREQAAGIGYPLFVKPARGGSSIGISKAHDPSELDEAVETALREDPKVLLEVAAEGAREVECGVLQSLDGTPETSMPAELRVGGDHEFYDFAAKYLPGEHTEIDIPADLTDEVAAELRRLAALAFEAVGCEGLARVDFFAFPDGSLVVNEINTMPGFTPTSMYPQMWAASGLDYPALVDRLIQLALQRDTGLR; via the coding sequence ATGAACGAGCCCTCCGCCGCCTCCCGCAAGCCCCGCGTCGCCGTCGTCTTCGGCGGTCGCTCGAGTGAGCACGGCATCTCGTGCGTGACGGCCGGCAGCGTGCTCCGGGCCATCGACCGCACGGCGTACGACGTGGTGCCGATCGGCATCGCCACCGACGGTCGCTGGGTGCTGGAGTCGGGCGACCCCGAGCGGCTCCGGATCGAGAGCGCCGACCGGCTGCCGGCCGTCGACGGCTCCCGCGCCAGCATCGTCCTGGCCCAGGACAGCACCTCCACCGACCTGGTCGTCCACGAGCCCTCGCAGCCGCCGCAGACGCTCGGCGAGGTCGACGTCGTCTTCCCGGTGCTGCACGGGCCGTGGGGCGAGGACGGCACCATCCAGGGGATGCTCGAGATGGCCGGGGTCCGCTACGTCGGCGCCGGCGTGCTCGCCTCGGCCGTCAGCATGGACAAGGCCTACATGAAGGTCGTGCTCCAGGCCGCGGGCCTGCCGGTGATGCCGTCGGTGACGATCACCCGGCGCCAGTGGGACCGGGACGCCCAGGGCTGCCGCGAACAGGCTGCGGGCATCGGCTACCCGCTCTTCGTGAAGCCCGCCCGGGGCGGCTCCAGCATCGGCATCTCCAAGGCCCACGACCCCTCCGAGCTCGACGAGGCCGTCGAGACGGCGCTGCGCGAGGATCCCAAGGTGCTGCTCGAGGTGGCCGCCGAGGGCGCGCGCGAGGTCGAGTGCGGCGTGCTCCAGTCCCTCGACGGCACGCCCGAGACGAGCATGCCCGCCGAGCTGCGCGTCGGGGGCGACCACGAGTTCTACGACTTCGCCGCCAAGTACCTCCCCGGCGAGCACACCGAGATCGACATCCCCGCCGACCTGACCGACGAGGTGGCGGCCGAGCTCCGCCGGCTGGCCGCCCTGGCCTTCGAGGCCGTCGGCTGCGAGGGCCTGGCCCGGGTCGACTTCTTCGCGTTCCCCGACGGCTCGCTCGTGGTCAACGAGATCAACACGATGCCGGGCTTCACCCCGACGTCGATGTACCCGCAGATGTGGGCGGCCAGCGGCCTGGACTACCCGGCCCTCGTGGACCGCCTCATCCAGCTGGCGCTCCAGCGCGACACCGGCCTGCGCTGA
- a CDS encoding trans-sulfuration enzyme family protein, producing the protein MPEDSSAPQPSPTPDWKPSTVAVTAGRPSHEPDQPLNVPITMASTYVAGGDLEYGRYGNPTWTAFEDALGALEGGRCLSFASGLAAVATVLDLVGNGAKVVAPRHSYNGTVLQLADLESRGRLRTELVDITDTDAVVAACADAALVWLESPTNPALEIADIETITVAAHEAGAYVVVDNTFATPLLQKPLELDVDLVVHSATKYLSGHSDALMGAVVTSDDELYAVLKGRRDLVGAVPGTLESYLALRGLRTLHLRVERAQANAQELVRRLEEHPALAEVRYPGFGGIVSIVLAQGAMAADLLTRKTKLWVHATSLGGVESTFERRRRWKSEPATIPDGLVRLSVGIEDVDDLWDDLRGALDDLVG; encoded by the coding sequence ATGCCCGAGGACTCTTCCGCCCCCCAGCCCTCGCCCACGCCCGACTGGAAGCCGTCGACGGTCGCCGTCACGGCCGGCCGGCCGAGCCACGAGCCGGACCAGCCGCTCAACGTGCCGATCACGATGGCGTCGACGTACGTCGCGGGCGGCGACCTGGAGTACGGCCGCTACGGCAACCCGACCTGGACGGCGTTCGAGGACGCGCTGGGCGCGCTGGAGGGCGGCCGCTGCCTGAGCTTCGCGTCCGGGCTCGCGGCCGTCGCGACCGTGCTGGACCTGGTCGGCAACGGCGCCAAGGTGGTCGCGCCGCGCCACTCCTACAACGGCACCGTGCTGCAGCTGGCCGACCTCGAGTCACGCGGCCGGCTGCGCACCGAGCTCGTCGACATCACCGACACCGACGCCGTCGTCGCGGCCTGCGCCGACGCGGCCCTGGTGTGGCTGGAGTCCCCCACCAACCCCGCGCTGGAGATCGCCGACATCGAGACGATCACCGTCGCGGCCCACGAGGCCGGCGCCTACGTCGTGGTGGACAACACCTTCGCCACTCCCCTGCTGCAGAAGCCGCTCGAGCTCGACGTCGACCTGGTCGTGCACTCGGCCACGAAGTACCTCTCCGGGCACAGCGACGCGCTGATGGGGGCGGTCGTGACCTCCGACGACGAGCTGTACGCCGTGCTGAAGGGCCGCCGCGACCTGGTCGGCGCCGTCCCCGGCACGCTCGAGTCCTACCTCGCGCTGCGCGGGCTGCGCACCCTCCACCTGCGGGTCGAACGCGCCCAGGCCAACGCCCAGGAGCTGGTCCGACGGCTCGAGGAGCACCCCGCCCTCGCGGAGGTCCGCTACCCCGGCTTCGGCGGGATCGTGTCGATCGTGCTCGCCCAGGGGGCCATGGCCGCCGACCTGCTCACCCGCAAGACGAAGCTGTGGGTGCACGCCACCTCGCTCGGCGGCGTGGAGTCGACCTTCGAGCGGCGCCGCCGCTGGAAGTCCGAGCCCGCCACCATCCCCGACGGCCTGGTGCGGCTGTCGGTGGGCATCGAGGACGTCGACGACCTGTGGGACGACCTGCGCGGAGCGCTCGACGACCTGGTGGGGTGA
- a CDS encoding NAD(P)H-dependent glycerol-3-phosphate dehydrogenase, with protein sequence MSREGKVAIFSAGSWGTAFSIVLADAGNDVTLWARREEVAKSINEQRENPDYLPGIELPRSVGATHDVEEALDGADMVVLATPSQSLRGNLVEWAPHISEDAVIVSLMKGVELGSLKRMSEVIAEVTGAGPERIAVISGPNLAMEIARREPAASVVACADEDVAKRIQQRCHAPAFRPYTSTDVLGCELGGAYKNVVGLAVGMAVGLGFGDNTTASVITRGLAETARLATRLGANPLTLMGLAGLGDLVATCSSPLSRNRSFGVKLGQGMTTEEIYASTRQVAEGAKSCSSLLALAERTGVDAPIAHHVDAVVAGRMTAQQMMDSFIARDTKAEVE encoded by the coding sequence ATGAGCCGCGAGGGCAAGGTCGCGATCTTCAGTGCCGGGTCGTGGGGCACGGCCTTCTCGATCGTGCTCGCCGACGCCGGCAACGACGTGACGCTCTGGGCGCGTCGCGAGGAGGTCGCCAAGTCGATCAACGAGCAGCGCGAGAACCCCGACTACCTGCCGGGCATCGAGCTTCCCCGGTCGGTGGGGGCGACCCACGACGTGGAGGAGGCCCTCGACGGGGCCGACATGGTCGTGCTGGCCACGCCGTCGCAGAGCCTGCGGGGCAACCTGGTCGAGTGGGCGCCCCACATCAGCGAGGACGCCGTGATCGTCTCGCTGATGAAGGGGGTCGAGCTCGGCTCCCTCAAGCGGATGAGCGAGGTGATCGCCGAGGTCACCGGCGCCGGCCCCGAGCGGATCGCGGTCATCAGCGGCCCCAACCTCGCCATGGAGATCGCCCGGCGCGAGCCCGCCGCCTCGGTCGTGGCCTGTGCCGACGAGGACGTCGCCAAGCGCATCCAGCAGCGCTGCCACGCCCCGGCCTTCCGCCCCTACACCAGCACCGACGTGCTCGGCTGCGAGCTGGGCGGCGCCTACAAGAACGTCGTCGGCCTCGCGGTCGGCATGGCCGTGGGCCTGGGCTTCGGCGACAACACGACCGCCTCCGTCATCACCCGTGGCCTCGCCGAGACCGCCCGCCTCGCCACCCGCCTCGGCGCCAACCCGCTGACCCTGATGGGGCTCGCCGGCCTGGGTGACCTGGTCGCCACCTGCTCCTCACCGCTCTCGCGCAACCGCAGCTTCGGCGTCAAGCTCGGCCAGGGCATGACCACGGAGGAGATCTACGCCTCCACGCGTCAGGTCGCCGAGGGCGCCAAGTCCTGCTCCTCGCTGCTCGCCCTCGCCGAGCGCACCGGCGTCGACGCCCCCATCGCGCACCACGTCGACGCCGTCGTGGCCGGCCGGATGACCGCGCAGCAGATGATGGACTCCTTCATCGCCCGCGACACGAAGGCGGAGGTGGAGTGA
- a CDS encoding 1-acyl-sn-glycerol-3-phosphate acyltransferase, whose product MTVRKLQQKRGWAWNIAVPLLKPLLLGVASRTWIDGEKLPATGGCIVVFNHLSHVDPLLSAHFVYDHGRLPRYLAKSGLFKNKALGGFLSAAGQIPVERLTRSAVGAYDAAVAAVNAGECVVVYPEGTLTRDPHLWPMTGKSGAARIALATGCPVIPVGQWGPQDLLPPYGRPDFLPRKHVTMKAGDPVDLSDLLALEHTHAVVQQATDRIMAALTGLVEEIRGEQAPAERFDARAAGVSLIGNPNKKPKKERP is encoded by the coding sequence GTGACCGTTCGCAAGCTGCAGCAGAAGCGTGGCTGGGCCTGGAACATCGCTGTGCCGTTGCTCAAGCCCCTGCTGCTCGGGGTCGCCTCCCGCACCTGGATCGACGGCGAGAAGCTGCCGGCCACCGGCGGCTGCATCGTGGTGTTCAACCACCTCTCCCACGTCGACCCGCTGCTCTCCGCCCACTTCGTCTACGACCACGGCCGGTTGCCGCGCTACCTCGCGAAGTCCGGCCTGTTCAAGAACAAGGCGCTGGGCGGCTTCCTCAGCGCGGCGGGCCAGATCCCCGTCGAGCGGCTCACGCGCAGCGCCGTCGGGGCGTACGACGCCGCCGTGGCGGCCGTGAACGCCGGCGAGTGCGTCGTGGTCTATCCCGAGGGCACCCTCACCCGCGACCCCCACCTGTGGCCGATGACCGGCAAGTCCGGTGCGGCGCGGATCGCGCTGGCGACCGGCTGCCCGGTGATCCCCGTCGGCCAGTGGGGTCCGCAGGACCTGCTGCCGCCCTACGGTCGGCCCGACTTCCTCCCGCGCAAGCACGTGACGATGAAGGCCGGCGACCCCGTCGACCTCTCCGACCTCCTGGCCCTCGAGCACACGCACGCGGTCGTGCAGCAGGCGACCGACCGGATCATGGCGGCCCTCACCGGCCTCGTGGAGGAGATCCGCGGCGAGCAGGCCCCGGCCGAGCGTTTCGACGCGCGGGCCGCGGGTGTCAGTCTGATCGGCAACCCCAACAAGAAACCCAAGAAGGAGCGTCCATGA
- the cofC gene encoding 2-phospho-L-lactate guanylyltransferase, protein MTSQQYAVVVPVKPPARGKSRLVGLDDDRRRALAAAFALDTVTACLACAQVAEVLVVTDDAAFSAQLAALGCAAIPDGVTGDLNASLAQAAAESGRRWPGLQPVAICADLPALVPADLTAALSRVVPDTPCFVADADGIGTTLYTAPLRLFEPRFGVESRAAHLDLDATEIEGKLPTLRRDVDDLVDLDAARALGLGRHTAALV, encoded by the coding sequence ATGACCAGCCAGCAGTACGCCGTGGTCGTGCCGGTCAAGCCTCCGGCGCGCGGCAAGTCGCGCCTCGTGGGCCTCGACGACGACCGTCGCCGGGCGCTCGCAGCGGCGTTCGCGCTGGACACGGTGACGGCCTGCCTGGCGTGCGCCCAGGTGGCCGAGGTGCTGGTCGTCACCGACGACGCGGCGTTCTCCGCGCAGCTGGCCGCGCTCGGCTGCGCGGCGATCCCCGACGGCGTCACCGGGGACCTCAACGCCAGCCTGGCCCAGGCCGCCGCGGAGTCCGGGCGCCGCTGGCCCGGGCTCCAACCGGTCGCGATCTGCGCCGACCTCCCAGCTCTCGTGCCGGCCGACCTCACCGCCGCACTGAGCCGCGTGGTGCCGGACACCCCGTGCTTCGTGGCCGACGCCGACGGGATCGGGACCACGCTCTACACCGCACCGCTGCGTCTCTTCGAGCCCCGGTTCGGCGTGGAGTCCCGGGCCGCGCACCTCGACCTCGACGCCACCGAGATCGAGGGGAAGCTCCCCACCCTGCGTCGCGACGTCGACGACCTCGTGGACCTCGACGCCGCACGAGCCCTGGGCCTGGGGCGGCACACCGCCGCGCTCGTCTGA